The Paracoccus liaowanqingii genome window below encodes:
- a CDS encoding cytochrome c oxidase subunit 3, with amino-acid sequence MAHAKNHDYHILPASVWPFLTAVAVFVMLFGATAWMTGEVTVMGAPITGPWMFAIGLVATTYIAFAWWADMVREAESGDHTPVVRLGLQYGFILFVMSEAMLFVTLFWNFIKHAMYPMSENSPITDGVWPPEGIETFDPWHLPFINTLILLLSGVAVTWAHHAWVHEGDRKVAINGLAVAVILGIIFTGMQAYEYSHAAFGLADTAYASAFYIATGFHGLHVIIGTIFLAVCLLRFQKGQMTRDQHLGFEAAAWYWHFVDVIWLVLFAVIYVWGS; translated from the coding sequence ATGGCGCATGCAAAGAACCACGACTACCATATTCTTCCGGCCTCGGTCTGGCCGTTCCTCACCGCCGTGGCGGTCTTCGTCATGCTGTTCGGCGCCACCGCCTGGATGACCGGAGAGGTCACCGTGATGGGCGCCCCGATCACCGGGCCGTGGATGTTCGCCATCGGCCTGGTGGCGACCACCTACATCGCCTTCGCCTGGTGGGCGGACATGGTGCGCGAGGCCGAATCGGGCGACCACACCCCGGTCGTGCGGCTTGGCCTGCAATACGGCTTCATCCTCTTCGTGATGTCCGAGGCGATGCTGTTCGTTACGCTGTTCTGGAACTTCATCAAGCACGCGATGTATCCGATGAGCGAGAACAGCCCCATCACCGACGGCGTCTGGCCGCCCGAGGGGATCGAGACGTTCGACCCCTGGCACCTGCCCTTCATCAACACGCTGATCCTGCTGCTGTCGGGCGTTGCCGTCACCTGGGCGCACCATGCCTGGGTCCACGAGGGGGACCGCAAGGTCGCCATCAATGGCCTGGCCGTCGCGGTGATCCTGGGGATCATCTTCACCGGCATGCAGGCCTATGAATACAGCCACGCCGCCTTCGGCCTGGCCGACACGGCCTATGCCTCGGCCTTCTACATCGCGACGGGCTTCCACGGCCTGCACGTGATCATCGGCACGATCTTCCTGGCCGTCTGCCTACTACGGTTCCAGAAGGGTCAGATGACCCGCGACCAGCATCTGGGGTTCGAGGCCGCCGCCTGGTACTGGCACTTCGTCGACGTGATCTGGCTGGTGCTGTTCGCCGTCATCTATGTCTGGGGCAGTTGA
- a CDS encoding SURF1 family protein, translating to MRRYLFPLILGIVGCAALIQLGLWQLERRDWKEGMLDQITAGIQAEPVPLPDQIDPSMKYLPVTVTGTTTGAEIDVLSHTREQGAGYQVVSRFITDDGRAILLDRGFVPQDARRTERPPVRLQVTGNLHWPEDASSSTPAPNLDENIWFARDVDAMAQALDTLPVLVVASFVTGDAQGAEPIPVAVEGIPNNHLSYAFQWFLIAATWAVMTLALIWRIRQRSY from the coding sequence ATGCGCCGCTATCTGTTTCCCCTGATCCTCGGCATCGTCGGCTGCGCCGCACTGATCCAGCTGGGCCTGTGGCAGCTGGAGCGGCGCGACTGGAAGGAAGGGATGCTGGACCAGATCACCGCCGGCATCCAGGCCGAGCCGGTGCCGCTGCCGGACCAGATCGACCCGTCGATGAAATACCTGCCGGTGACCGTCACCGGCACCACGACGGGGGCCGAGATCGACGTGCTGTCCCATACCCGCGAGCAGGGCGCGGGCTATCAGGTCGTCTCGCGTTTCATCACCGATGACGGGCGCGCGATCCTGCTGGACCGGGGCTTCGTGCCTCAGGACGCGCGCCGGACGGAACGTCCGCCGGTGCGGCTGCAGGTGACGGGCAACCTGCACTGGCCGGAGGATGCCAGCTCCTCGACCCCCGCGCCGAACCTGGACGAGAACATCTGGTTCGCCCGCGACGTCGATGCCATGGCGCAGGCGCTGGACACGCTTCCCGTGCTGGTAGTCGCCAGCTTCGTCACCGGCGACGCGCAGGGGGCCGAGCCGATCCCCGTCGCCGTCGAGGGCATCCCCAACAATCACCTGTCCTACGCCTTCCAGTGGTTCCTGATCGCGGCGACCTGGGCGGTGATGACACTGGCGCTGATCTGGCGTATCAGGCAGCGCAGCTACTGA
- the thrC gene encoding threonine synthase, protein MRYVSTRGQAPVLDFEQAMLSGLARDGGLYLPETIPVIEGLDGLDGLPYEEVAFRVIRPFTGDSFTDAELRGAIERAYARIAHDARAPLVQLAPGHHLLELFHGPTLAFKDFAMQLIAQLFQIALTRSGDRVTIVGATSGDTGSAAIEAFRGIDNVDVFIMYPHGRVSEVQRRQMTTPPAANVHALAVTGHFDDCQARLKDLFNDHAFRDTVGLAGVNSINWARVVAQIVYYFTACASLGMRPTDFCVPTGNFGDILAGSIARRMGLPIRRLIVATNQNDILHRALTQGEYRTGEVEPSISPSMDIQVSSNFERALYLAYGGDAGAIRQLMDELKAGGFAISQGALETLREEYASGRVSEDETLETIRSVRTRTGEILCPHSAVGVAVAERHLEPGVPMVTLATAHPAKFPDAVERAIGLRPPLPPHMAELFDLPERMTRIENDAEALKSLILDRRTI, encoded by the coding sequence ATGCGTTACGTCTCGACACGGGGCCAGGCCCCGGTACTGGATTTCGAACAGGCCATGCTGTCGGGGCTGGCACGCGACGGGGGCCTGTATCTGCCCGAGACGATCCCGGTGATCGAAGGCCTGGACGGCCTTGACGGCCTTCCCTACGAGGAGGTCGCCTTCCGCGTCATCCGCCCCTTCACCGGCGACAGCTTTACCGATGCGGAACTGCGCGGCGCTATCGAGCGCGCCTATGCGCGCATCGCGCATGACGCCCGCGCGCCGCTGGTCCAGCTGGCCCCCGGCCATCACCTGCTGGAGCTGTTCCACGGCCCCACGCTGGCCTTCAAGGATTTCGCGATGCAGCTGATCGCGCAGCTGTTCCAGATCGCGCTGACGCGGTCCGGCGACCGCGTGACCATCGTGGGTGCCACCTCGGGCGATACCGGATCGGCAGCGATCGAGGCGTTCCGGGGCATCGACAATGTCGACGTCTTCATCATGTATCCGCATGGCCGCGTCAGCGAGGTGCAGCGCCGCCAGATGACCACGCCACCGGCAGCCAATGTCCATGCGCTGGCCGTGACCGGGCATTTCGACGACTGCCAGGCGCGGCTCAAGGATCTGTTCAACGACCATGCCTTCCGCGACACGGTCGGGCTGGCTGGCGTGAACAGCATCAACTGGGCCCGCGTCGTGGCGCAGATCGTCTATTACTTCACCGCCTGCGCTTCGCTTGGGATGCGGCCCACGGATTTCTGCGTGCCCACCGGCAATTTCGGCGACATCCTGGCGGGCTCCATCGCGCGCCGCATGGGCCTGCCGATCCGCCGCCTGATCGTGGCCACCAACCAGAACGACATCCTGCATCGCGCGCTCACGCAGGGCGAGTACCGCACCGGAGAGGTCGAGCCCTCGATCAGCCCCTCGATGGACATCCAGGTCAGCTCGAACTTCGAACGGGCCCTCTATCTGGCCTATGGCGGCGATGCGGGCGCGATCCGGCAGCTGATGGACGAGCTGAAGGCGGGCGGATTCGCGATCAGTCAGGGCGCGCTGGAAACGCTGCGCGAGGAATATGCCTCGGGCCGCGTCAGCGAGGACGAGACGCTGGAGACGATCCGCTCGGTTCGCACGCGCACCGGAGAGATCCTGTGCCCGCACAGCGCCGTGGGCGTCGCCGTGGCCGAACGGCATCTGGAGCCGGGCGTGCCGATGGTGACCCTGGCCACCGCGCATCCCGCCAAGTTCCCCGACGCGGTCGAGCGCGCCATCGGCCTGCGCCCGCCGCTGCCGCCGCACATGGCTGAGCTGTTCGACCTGCCCGAGCGCATGACCCGCATTGAAAACGACGCCGAGGCGCTTAAGTCCTTGATCCTTGACCGGAGGACGATTTGA
- a CDS encoding M16 family metallopeptidase: MSQDPTPRLTTLPNGLRIVTRQMPGLHSAALGIWVNAGGRNERADQNGIAHFLEHMAFKGTATRSALQIAEAIEDVGGYINAYTSREATAYYVRVLEDDVDLAFDVISDIVLNPVFEEREIEVERGVILQEIGQSLDTPDDIIFDWLQEAAYPDQPMGRTILGPAERISAFGRADLAGFVTENYGPGQMVVAAAGAVDHDRIVRLAEKVLGHIAPRPQGAREEARWQGLETRTVKPLEQAHFALALEGPGYLAPDFYAAQIFSSALGGGMSSRLFQKIREERGLCYTIFAQSGFHDDTGMLTIYAGTGAEDLADLATLTIDEIKRATEDMSEAEIARAKAQLRAGLLMGLESPSGQAERMARSLAIWGRVPDPAEVAERIAAVTAADVRAHAERLLATARPALALYGPVDGAPSREALAERLAA; this comes from the coding sequence TTGAGCCAAGATCCCACACCCCGCCTGACCACGCTGCCCAACGGGCTGCGCATCGTGACCCGCCAGATGCCGGGGCTGCATTCGGCGGCCTTGGGCATCTGGGTCAATGCGGGTGGCCGCAACGAACGCGCCGATCAGAACGGCATCGCGCATTTCCTGGAACACATGGCCTTCAAGGGCACCGCGACCCGCAGCGCCCTTCAGATCGCCGAGGCGATCGAGGATGTGGGCGGCTACATCAACGCCTACACCTCGCGCGAAGCCACCGCCTACTACGTCCGCGTGCTGGAGGATGACGTCGACCTGGCCTTCGACGTGATCAGCGACATCGTGCTGAACCCCGTCTTCGAGGAGCGCGAGATCGAGGTCGAGCGCGGCGTGATCCTGCAGGAGATCGGGCAGTCGCTGGACACGCCCGACGATATCATCTTCGACTGGCTGCAGGAGGCCGCCTATCCCGACCAGCCGATGGGCCGCACCATCCTGGGCCCCGCCGAACGCATCAGCGCCTTCGGGCGGGCCGATCTGGCGGGCTTCGTGACGGAAAACTATGGCCCCGGCCAGATGGTCGTGGCGGCGGCGGGCGCGGTCGATCACGACCGCATCGTGCGGCTGGCCGAAAAGGTGCTGGGCCATATCGCGCCCCGCCCCCAGGGCGCCCGCGAGGAGGCCCGCTGGCAGGGCCTCGAGACGCGCACCGTCAAGCCGCTCGAGCAGGCGCATTTCGCGCTGGCGCTGGAGGGGCCGGGCTATCTGGCGCCCGACTTCTACGCGGCCCAGATCTTCTCCTCGGCGCTTGGGGGCGGCATGTCGTCGCGGCTGTTCCAGAAGATCCGCGAGGAACGCGGGCTGTGCTACACGATCTTTGCGCAGTCGGGCTTTCATGACGACACCGGCATGCTGACCATCTATGCGGGCACCGGGGCCGAGGATCTGGCCGATCTGGCCACCCTGACCATCGACGAGATCAAGCGCGCGACCGAGGACATGTCCGAGGCCGAGATCGCCCGCGCGAAAGCCCAGCTGCGCGCCGGCCTGCTGATGGGCCTGGAAAGCCCCTCCGGCCAGGCCGAGCGCATGGCGCGCAGCCTGGCGATCTGGGGCAGGGTGCCCGATCCCGCCGAGGTGGCCGAGCGCATCGCCGCGGTGACCGCCGCCGATGTGCGCGCCCATGCCGAGCGGCTGCTGGCCACGGCCCGGCCCGCACTGGCGCTGTACGGTCCGGTCGACGGCGCGCCCTCGCGCGAGGCCCTGGCCGAAAGGCTGGCCGCGTGA
- a CDS encoding GNAT family N-acetyltransferase, producing the protein MLARRRPFRLDAERIVLRLPQHSDFNAWTGLRHDSRAFLTPWEPVWSPDHLSRKSFTNRVYWAARSARAGTAFPLFVLDREGALLGAITLDNIRRGPAQSGTIGYWIGQSFARQGYMREAIGVLVHHAFTGLDLSRVEAACLPENAASRGVLEKSGFKYEGVAQSYLQIGGRWRNHVLYANLRHDRRGKTEVR; encoded by the coding sequence ATCCTGGCGCGGCGCCGTCCCTTCCGGCTGGATGCGGAACGGATCGTGCTGCGCCTGCCCCAGCATTCCGACTTCAACGCCTGGACGGGATTGCGCCATGACAGCCGCGCCTTCCTGACCCCGTGGGAGCCGGTCTGGTCTCCCGACCACCTGTCGCGGAAAAGCTTCACCAACCGCGTCTACTGGGCGGCGCGCTCGGCCCGGGCGGGGACGGCCTTCCCGCTGTTCGTGCTGGACCGCGAGGGGGCGCTGCTGGGCGCGATCACGCTGGACAACATCCGGCGCGGCCCGGCGCAGTCGGGGACCATCGGCTATTGGATCGGGCAGTCCTTCGCGCGACAGGGCTACATGCGCGAGGCCATCGGCGTGCTGGTCCATCACGCCTTCACAGGCCTGGACCTCAGCCGGGTCGAGGCCGCCTGCCTGCCCGAGAACGCCGCCTCGCGCGGGGTGCTGGAGAAGTCGGGCTTCAAGTACGAGGGCGTGGCGCAAAGCTATCTGCAGATCGGCGGGCGCTGGCGCAACCATGTCCTCTACGCCAACCTGCGCCATGACCGGCGCGGCAAGACCGAGGTGCGCTGA
- a CDS encoding FAD-binding oxidoreductase: MLTPADASLAARLPQGVLRDPGPAYTEEPRGRLKGQAGLVAAPRDVQECAAIIRACAAARVAVVPRGGGTGLVGGQIMSEGPAPLILSLERMTAIRDIFPDEGVMIAESGVTLQAARMAAAGVDRQFPLSLASQGSAQIGGVLSTNAGGVNVLRFGNARALCLGIEAVLPSGEVMHDLKRLRKDNTGYDLRDLLIGAEGTLGIITAASLVLAPVPAEQGVALLVVDSPAAALRLLSLAQARLSGGVTAFELISGISLRFLDAAFPEMRQPFAARPDWLVLVEVGLPAGLPADAALEGLFTQGLEAGLVHDGVIAQSGQQSADLWALREHIPLANRHVGAIASHDISLPLSQVAGFIDDAGAMLAGLGDMRVNCFGHLGDGNLHYNLFPAPGRVREDYDDMRRDLSLRIHEMVVARGGSFSAEHGVGRLKVADLARWGDPARLAAMRAIKGALDPLGIMNPGAVLA; encoded by the coding sequence ATGCTGACCCCCGCCGACGCCTCCCTCGCCGCCCGCCTGCCGCAGGGCGTGCTGCGCGATCCCGGCCCCGCCTATACCGAGGAGCCGCGCGGCCGCCTGAAGGGCCAGGCCGGGCTGGTGGCCGCCCCCCGCGACGTGCAGGAATGCGCGGCCATCATCCGCGCCTGCGCGGCGGCGCGCGTGGCCGTGGTCCCGCGGGGCGGCGGCACCGGGCTGGTCGGCGGGCAGATCATGTCGGAGGGCCCCGCGCCGCTGATCCTGTCGCTGGAGCGCATGACCGCGATCCGCGACATCTTTCCCGACGAGGGCGTGATGATCGCCGAATCGGGCGTGACGCTGCAGGCCGCGCGCATGGCCGCCGCCGGGGTGGACCGGCAGTTCCCGCTATCGCTGGCCTCGCAGGGCAGCGCGCAGATCGGCGGCGTGCTGTCGACCAATGCGGGCGGCGTCAACGTCCTGCGCTTTGGCAATGCCCGCGCGCTGTGCCTGGGGATCGAGGCCGTGCTGCCCTCGGGCGAGGTGATGCACGACCTCAAGCGCCTGCGGAAGGACAATACCGGCTACGACCTGCGCGACCTCTTGATCGGGGCCGAGGGGACGTTGGGCATCATCACCGCCGCCTCGCTGGTGCTGGCCCCGGTGCCTGCGGAACAGGGCGTGGCGCTGCTGGTGGTCGACAGCCCCGCCGCCGCGCTGCGGCTTCTGTCCCTGGCGCAGGCGCGCCTGTCGGGGGGCGTGACGGCCTTCGAGCTGATCTCGGGCATCAGCCTGCGGTTCCTGGACGCGGCCTTCCCCGAGATGCGTCAGCCCTTTGCCGCGCGCCCCGACTGGCTGGTGCTGGTCGAGGTCGGCCTGCCCGCGGGCCTGCCTGCCGACGCCGCGCTGGAAGGGCTGTTCACCCAAGGGCTGGAGGCCGGGCTGGTCCATGACGGCGTCATCGCGCAATCGGGCCAGCAGTCCGCCGATCTGTGGGCCTTGCGCGAGCATATCCCGCTGGCCAACCGCCATGTCGGCGCCATCGCCAGCCATGACATCAGCCTGCCGCTGTCGCAGGTGGCGGGCTTCATCGACGATGCGGGCGCGATGCTGGCCGGGCTTGGCGACATGCGCGTGAACTGCTTCGGCCATCTGGGAGACGGCAACCTGCATTACAATCTGTTCCCGGCACCGGGCCGGGTGCGCGAGGATTACGACGACATGCGCCGCGACCTGTCGCTGCGCATCCACGAGATGGTGGTGGCCCGGGGCGGCTCGTTCTCGGCCGAGCATGGGGTGGGTCGGCTGAAGGTCGCGGATCTGGCCCGGTGGGGCGATCCGGCCCGCTTGGCGGCCATGCGCGCCATCAAGGGGGCGCTGGACCCTCTTGGCATCATGAACCCCGGCGCGGTGCTGGCCTAG
- a CDS encoding adenine phosphoribosyltransferase, translated as MSRSVRDYVRSIHDFPHEGIIFRDVTTLFADARGFRMAVDQILHAYAGMRIDKVVGLEARGFILGGAVAHQLSTGFVPIRKKGKLPCTVISEAYTLEYGEAIMEIHDDALRPGEKVLIVDDLLATGGTAAASIKLCQRLGAEVLGCAFVIDLPDLGGRALLEGMDMPVHALCAFEGD; from the coding sequence ATGAGCCGCAGCGTCAGGGACTATGTCCGCTCCATCCACGATTTCCCGCATGAGGGGATCATCTTTCGCGACGTGACGACGCTGTTCGCCGATGCGCGCGGCTTCCGCATGGCGGTCGACCAGATCCTGCACGCCTATGCGGGCATGCGGATCGACAAGGTCGTGGGGCTGGAGGCGCGGGGCTTCATCCTGGGGGGCGCCGTGGCCCATCAGCTGTCCACCGGCTTCGTGCCGATCCGCAAGAAGGGCAAGCTGCCCTGCACCGTCATCAGCGAGGCCTATACGCTGGAATATGGCGAGGCGATCATGGAGATCCATGACGACGCCCTGCGCCCGGGCGAAAAGGTGCTGATCGTGGACGATCTGCTGGCCACCGGCGGCACCGCGGCGGCCTCGATCAAGCTGTGCCAAAGGCTGGGGGCCGAGGTGCTGGGCTGCGCCTTCGTTATCGACCTGCCCGATCTGGGCGGGCGCGCGCTGCTGGAGGGCATGGACATGCCCGTCCATGCGCTCTGCGCCTTCGAAGGCGACTAG
- a CDS encoding flavin reductase family protein: MFYRPEAGHGLPHNPFNAIVAPRPIGWISTRGAQGDNLAPYSFFNAVAYVPPQVMFASTGAKGDRHGTKDSVAQIIETGVFCVNIATGDLRDAVNTTSAPLPAGTSEFGAAGIEAADCATIDCPRVAHAAAALECRITQIVPLAGEANFAVFGVVTGIHMRDDCVVDGRFDPRAAGGWIARLGYKDYATVTELFQMDRPE, encoded by the coding sequence ATGTTCTATCGCCCCGAAGCCGGACACGGCCTGCCCCACAATCCCTTCAACGCCATCGTCGCCCCCCGCCCGATCGGCTGGATCTCGACCCGGGGGGCGCAGGGGGACAACCTGGCGCCCTATTCCTTCTTCAACGCGGTCGCCTATGTGCCGCCGCAGGTGATGTTCGCCTCGACCGGGGCCAAGGGCGACCGGCACGGCACCAAGGACAGCGTCGCCCAGATCATCGAGACGGGGGTGTTCTGCGTCAACATCGCCACGGGCGATCTGCGCGACGCGGTCAACACGACCTCGGCGCCCCTGCCTGCGGGGACCAGCGAGTTCGGCGCGGCGGGGATCGAGGCGGCCGACTGCGCCACCATCGATTGCCCGCGCGTGGCCCATGCGGCGGCGGCGCTGGAATGCCGGATAACGCAGATCGTGCCCTTGGCGGGCGAGGCGAACTTTGCGGTCTTCGGCGTGGTGACGGGCATCCACATGCGCGACGACTGCGTGGTCGACGGGCGCTTCGATCCGCGCGCGGCGGGCGGCTGGATCGCGCGCTTGGGCTACAAGGATTATGCCACCGTGACCGAGCTGTTCCAGATGGACCGCCCGGAATGA
- a CDS encoding GNAT family N-acetyltransferase: MYEICPELPQDTPEVEALYDLCFAPGRTALSSYRLRDGVPRVAELCLVLRDPSGVLMAAIRFWPARVAGRRILLLGPVAVHPTAQGEGLGGLLMRDSLNRARSMGFARVLLVGDAPYYSRFGFQRLDGVEMPPPTNPDRVLGLELRPGAWVDVTGPVQREPEPPRPVPTAPDRTACIQVAHPKEPSP, from the coding sequence ATGTACGAGATCTGCCCCGAACTGCCCCAGGACACGCCCGAGGTCGAGGCGCTCTATGATCTGTGCTTCGCGCCGGGTCGGACGGCGCTGTCCTCCTATCGGCTGCGCGACGGCGTGCCGCGCGTGGCAGAGCTGTGCCTGGTGCTGCGCGACCCGTCCGGCGTGCTGATGGCGGCGATCCGCTTCTGGCCCGCGCGGGTGGCGGGGCGGCGGATCCTGCTGCTGGGCCCTGTCGCCGTCCACCCCACCGCGCAGGGCGAGGGCCTGGGCGGGTTGCTGATGCGCGACAGCCTGAACCGGGCGCGGTCGATGGGGTTCGCGCGGGTGCTGCTGGTGGGCGATGCGCCCTATTACTCGCGCTTCGGCTTCCAGCGGCTGGACGGGGTCGAGATGCCGCCTCCCACCAATCCCGATCGCGTGCTGGGGCTGGAACTTCGCCCCGGCGCTTGGGTTGACGTGACTGGACCGGTCCAGCGCGAACCGGAACCGCCCCGCCCCGTTCCGACCGCGCCGGACAGAACGGCCTGCATCCAGGTCGCCCATCCGAAAGAGCCGTCCCCATGA
- a CDS encoding EcsC family protein, translating into MTDHRHLILPPITDPALHAQIDRLARRHLEAAGTGMQLMTRIGNSAEGLIERLPAFVRNRLDGVTRAALTRAFGAASRSRRVVRDRGDLFNRLASTVSGAAGGVGGFAGALVELPFTVTLLLRAMLDIAVEHGLDPDSDEVRQECLRIFAAAGPMAEDDATDLGLLAARMSVTGQTVQGLISKVAPRLSISLGQKMAAQAAPVLGAVVGASINYTFARYYQELARVHFGIMRLSQETGLPREALTEALRLSIQRQTPPSRT; encoded by the coding sequence ATGACCGATCACCGCCATCTGATCTTGCCGCCGATCACCGATCCGGCGCTGCACGCCCAGATCGACCGTCTGGCCCGCCGCCATCTGGAGGCCGCGGGCACCGGCATGCAGCTGATGACCCGCATCGGCAACAGCGCCGAGGGTCTGATCGAGCGCCTGCCCGCCTTCGTCCGCAACCGGCTGGACGGCGTGACGCGCGCCGCCCTGACCCGGGCCTTCGGGGCGGCCAGCCGCTCGCGCCGGGTGGTCCGCGACCGGGGCGATCTGTTCAACCGGCTGGCCTCGACCGTCAGCGGCGCGGCCGGGGGCGTGGGCGGCTTCGCAGGCGCCCTGGTCGAGCTGCCCTTCACCGTGACGCTGCTGCTGCGCGCCATGCTGGACATCGCGGTCGAGCACGGCTTGGATCCCGACAGCGACGAGGTCCGGCAGGAATGCCTGCGCATCTTCGCCGCCGCAGGGCCGATGGCCGAAGATGACGCGACCGATCTTGGCCTTCTGGCGGCCCGCATGTCGGTCACCGGCCAGACGGTGCAGGGGCTGATCAGCAAGGTCGCGCCCCGGCTGTCAATTTCTCTTGGCCAGAAGATGGCCGCCCAGGCCGCCCCGGTGCTGGGCGCGGTCGTCGGCGCCTCGATCAACTACACCTTCGCCCGCTACTATCAGGAACTGGCCCGCGTCCATTTCGGCATCATGCGCCTGTCGCAGGAAACTGGCCTGCCGCGCGAGGCCCTGACCGAGGCCCTGCGCCTGTCGATCCAGCGCCAGACCCCGCCCTCCCGGACCTGA
- a CDS encoding ATP-dependent DNA helicase, translating to MTSLAPAPTLSPDQADAWDALTETFGAAGIDIIAEELHPPQSGKGRVMAVIGKAGSGKTLMLSQITKALLAAGVELISPDYEGRRRKDRRSVAILAPTNKAAFVLRMRGVPATTIHRILYTPLYDPEYEKIAEWLTGTGERPVTDALPDAALDKAKAFYDIHASIPGALATAGLRGSDFIKGWARREEGLDVGLVDEASMLDEKQFEDLREIFPVLVLFGDPAQLAPVGLSGEMVFDKLAAPQRLMLSRIHRQADDSPILDLAHALADDQLGFDAFEGMIREAARKDDRVVWAERVESDLMARSPVLVWRNATRIRLIHAFRTAFGAPGDALLPGEPLVCDGLELPLKHRKKRIDLEARGLIKGAQVVYLGPGRKPGFSRLHVIGAEDPRLSAASIVKIEMPGEEEPFIPFAARMGAAFLHGAAVTIHKAQGSQWPEVQVFGPDIAAAAWSNRSEAGVQLWKRLTYVAITRAQERLYWVTKARLARPAGPLTTDDLIAPVAPLALDAEEA from the coding sequence ATGACAAGCCTCGCCCCCGCCCCGACCCTTTCGCCCGATCAGGCCGATGCATGGGACGCGCTGACCGAGACCTTCGGCGCGGCCGGCATCGACATCATCGCAGAAGAACTGCATCCGCCCCAGTCGGGCAAAGGTCGGGTGATGGCGGTGATCGGCAAGGCCGGTTCCGGCAAGACGCTGATGCTGTCGCAGATCACCAAGGCGCTGCTGGCCGCCGGGGTCGAGCTGATCAGCCCCGATTACGAGGGGCGCCGCCGCAAGGACCGGCGCAGCGTCGCGATCCTGGCGCCGACGAACAAGGCGGCCTTCGTGCTGCGCATGCGCGGCGTGCCCGCGACGACGATCCACCGGATCCTGTACACGCCGCTCTATGATCCGGAATACGAGAAGATCGCCGAATGGCTGACCGGCACGGGCGAGCGCCCGGTGACCGACGCGCTGCCCGATGCCGCGCTGGACAAGGCCAAGGCCTTCTACGACATCCATGCCTCGATCCCCGGCGCGCTGGCCACGGCGGGGCTGCGCGGGTCGGATTTCATCAAGGGCTGGGCGCGGCGCGAGGAAGGGCTGGACGTGGGGCTGGTCGACGAGGCCTCGATGCTGGACGAAAAGCAGTTCGAGGATCTGCGCGAGATCTTTCCCGTGCTGGTGCTGTTCGGGGATCCCGCGCAGCTGGCCCCGGTGGGCCTGTCCGGAGAGATGGTCTTCGACAAGCTGGCCGCCCCGCAGCGCCTGATGCTGAGCCGCATCCACCGGCAGGCCGACGACAGCCCGATCCTGGACCTGGCCCATGCGCTGGCCGACGACCAGCTGGGCTTCGACGCGTTCGAGGGGATGATCCGCGAGGCCGCCCGCAAGGATGATCGCGTGGTCTGGGCCGAGCGGGTGGAAAGCGACCTGATGGCCCGCAGCCCGGTCCTGGTCTGGCGCAACGCGACGCGCATCCGGTTGATCCACGCCTTCCGCACCGCCTTCGGCGCGCCGGGCGATGCGCTGCTGCCCGGTGAGCCCTTGGTCTGCGACGGGCTGGAGCTGCCGCTGAAGCACCGCAAGAAGCGCATCGACCTGGAGGCGCGCGGCCTGATCAAGGGCGCGCAGGTCGTCTATCTGGGCCCGGGCCGCAAGCCGGGCTTCTCGCGCCTGCACGTGATCGGCGCCGAGGATCCGCGCCTGTCGGCGGCTTCCATCGTCAAGATCGAGATGCCGGGCGAGGAAGAGCCCTTCATCCCCTTCGCCGCCCGCATGGGCGCGGCCTTCCTGCACGGGGCGGCGGTGACCATCCACAAGGCGCAGGGCAGCCAGTGGCCCGAGGTGCAGGTCTTCGGCCCCGACATCGCCGCCGCCGCCTGGTCCAACCGGTCCGAGGCCGGGGTGCAGCTGTGGAAGCGCCTGACCTATGTGGCCATCACCCGCGCGCAGGAGCGGCTCTACTGGGTGACCAAGGCGCGGCTGGCGCGCCCGGCAGGGCCGCTGACGACCGACGACCTGATCGCGCCTGTGGCCCCCCTGGCGCTGGATGCCGAGGAGGCGTGA